In the Pseudoalteromonas tunicata genome, one interval contains:
- a CDS encoding DUF2339 domain-containing protein, which yields MELSIGLIGLIIFIGSLCGLAAFIQIQGLKEQMNLLKQQVSRLSKDGGDNLDVSFADNQALDAQSQISLESTSHLHATFSDMPLERPDLKTSAPHHPSATTKQLEPTPSILKDFFKEVKNQLEFNWMVWIGGLALAFGGVFFVNYALEAGLLSPTMRVMLGALFGIASICAAQYLHRREIVFERFTNYIPAALAGGGFISLFALTLFSLINYQLISATTAFVLLAFIAVSASWFALRFGPLLAVLGIVASYSVPLWVSSGQSMLLFVLSYIAMVTISATLVASKVKRVWLWYLIWSGQLLWLLVASFVHTDEHFHLAIGIFSVFSIILLIVVPRLTWRLISVSIPNLQFKQLMTLRPDNILLVIVLLCVSIALLGTGDFVSNSLLAISITSLLFLAPQRFNGWDSWLFFGLLILLILIVSQVLPSSDQDGLLAFSGTFLIALAASAIILSYGCYFSFRFPTRLSFSLIAVLSPFCLLASTYVQIADKWLPQVYGLWSTFLLLSAAAMVWASKRHLSTWQRFIWWCGVNANITLAMTMLLDKTGLTLALAIQVFLISILVKRTHVDMPHWPLKVLTFLVTIRLTMAPWQADYQQFELIGMHWTSVIYPLVIALFVMAAKCWQSSTLKAWLQGAALHCIALFITTQTSLLLVGNMPDFGHLSLHEHIVLSINWLLLAGAYLYRSKFANKLCQLYQIAAGILIFGSFAYQFELFLEQNPLFEQINIGSMPIFNWLLLWWGAPAILFMVIAHLLTPINTRLKKACHFIAACFAVLSVNALIRQCWQGEYIDLSNATSDGEMISYSLFWLFIACITVIMGHFKTNLMIQKVGLALLAIVIGKVFLVDMANLTGLLRAASFVGLGLSLVGLSGLFQWLRKRNYTVSN from the coding sequence ATGGAACTTAGCATTGGGTTAATTGGTTTAATCATTTTTATTGGTTCGTTATGTGGGCTGGCCGCTTTTATCCAGATCCAAGGCTTAAAAGAACAAATGAACCTCTTAAAACAGCAAGTGTCTCGTTTATCTAAAGATGGCGGCGATAATTTAGACGTTTCATTCGCTGATAATCAAGCACTTGATGCTCAGTCTCAGATAAGCCTTGAATCAACTTCTCATCTTCATGCTACGTTTTCAGACATGCCCCTTGAAAGACCGGATCTTAAAACATCAGCACCGCACCATCCAAGTGCAACGACTAAACAATTAGAACCTACGCCAAGTATTCTAAAGGATTTTTTTAAAGAGGTTAAAAACCAACTTGAATTCAATTGGATGGTTTGGATTGGGGGACTTGCTTTAGCGTTTGGTGGGGTGTTTTTTGTAAACTACGCATTAGAGGCCGGTTTATTGTCGCCTACAATGCGAGTGATGTTAGGTGCCTTATTTGGCATTGCCAGTATTTGTGCTGCACAGTACCTTCATCGTCGAGAAATTGTCTTTGAACGTTTTACTAATTATATCCCTGCAGCGTTGGCGGGAGGTGGCTTTATTAGTTTGTTTGCATTGACTTTATTTTCGTTAATCAATTATCAACTTATATCGGCAACTACAGCCTTTGTTCTTTTAGCATTTATTGCAGTAAGTGCCAGCTGGTTCGCACTTCGTTTTGGTCCACTCCTTGCTGTACTTGGTATTGTCGCAAGTTACAGTGTGCCGCTTTGGGTTTCAAGCGGTCAAAGTATGCTGTTGTTTGTTCTGAGTTATATTGCGATGGTGACAATTTCAGCAACTTTAGTAGCAAGCAAAGTAAAGCGCGTTTGGCTTTGGTATTTGATTTGGTCTGGTCAATTACTTTGGCTTTTAGTTGCCTCTTTTGTCCACACGGATGAGCACTTCCATCTGGCTATTGGCATTTTTTCAGTCTTTAGCATTATTCTTCTCATTGTTGTACCAAGGCTCACATGGCGACTCATCTCTGTTTCAATCCCCAACCTGCAATTTAAGCAATTAATGACATTGCGCCCAGACAATATTCTATTAGTAATCGTGTTGCTTTGTGTCTCCATTGCGCTACTTGGCACAGGTGATTTTGTAAGTAATTCTCTATTGGCTATCAGTATTACTAGTTTGTTATTTTTAGCACCGCAACGATTTAATGGTTGGGATAGTTGGTTGTTTTTTGGTTTATTAATATTACTTATATTAATAGTAAGCCAAGTACTGCCAAGCAGTGATCAAGATGGTTTATTAGCATTTAGCGGTACTTTTTTAATTGCTCTTGCAGCAAGTGCAATTATTTTGAGCTACGGCTGCTATTTTTCGTTTCGTTTTCCAACCAGGTTAAGTTTTAGCTTAATCGCTGTTTTATCGCCTTTTTGTTTATTGGCAAGTACCTATGTACAAATTGCAGATAAATGGCTACCGCAAGTGTATGGCTTGTGGTCAACATTTTTGTTGTTAAGTGCTGCTGCGATGGTTTGGGCATCAAAACGGCACCTAAGTACTTGGCAGCGCTTTATTTGGTGGTGCGGAGTGAATGCCAATATTACACTCGCTATGACTATGTTACTTGATAAAACAGGACTTACGCTTGCTTTAGCAATACAAGTATTTTTGATTAGTATCTTGGTGAAACGTACTCACGTTGACATGCCTCACTGGCCATTAAAAGTGCTTACTTTTTTGGTTACGATTCGTTTAACCATGGCGCCTTGGCAGGCTGATTATCAACAATTCGAACTAATAGGAATGCATTGGACTAGCGTTATTTATCCATTGGTTATTGCATTATTTGTTATGGCTGCTAAATGTTGGCAGTCAAGCACTTTAAAAGCTTGGTTACAAGGTGCAGCCCTTCATTGTATCGCTTTATTTATAACCACCCAAACCAGTCTTTTGTTAGTTGGTAATATGCCTGATTTTGGGCATCTTTCGCTGCATGAACACATAGTGCTGAGTATAAACTGGTTATTACTTGCAGGTGCTTACCTTTATCGTAGCAAATTTGCTAATAAATTATGTCAGTTGTATCAAATCGCGGCGGGTATTTTGATATTTGGTTCATTTGCATATCAGTTTGAGTTGTTTCTCGAACAAAATCCGCTTTTTGAGCAGATTAATATTGGTTCAATGCCAATATTTAATTGGCTTTTATTATGGTGGGGAGCACCTGCGATATTATTTATGGTAATCGCACATTTATTGACCCCTATAAACACAAGATTAAAAAAAGCGTGTCACTTTATAGCTGCATGTTTTGCTGTTTTATCCGTCAATGCACTTATTCGCCAATGCTGGCAAGGTGAATATATCGATTTATCAAACGCTACATCTGATGGAGAAATGATCAGTTACTCACTCTTTTGGCTTTTTATCGCTTGTATTACTGTGATTATGGGGCATTTTAAAACGAACTTAATGATTCAAAAAGTGGGCCTGGCCTTACTTGCGATTGTAATTGGTAAAGTATTTTTGGTTGATATGGCCAATTTGACCGGATTATTGCGAGCGGCTTCGTTTGTAGGTCTTGGTTTATCATTGGTTGGATTGAGTGGCTTATTTCAATGGTTGCGCAAACGTAATTATACTGTTTCTAACTGA